The following proteins are encoded in a genomic region of Neoarius graeffei isolate fNeoGra1 chromosome 6, fNeoGra1.pri, whole genome shotgun sequence:
- the skor1b gene encoding SKI family transcriptional corepressor 1 homolog-B, which translates to MESIPSQLSAGRDSTGSPNSKQELQSYTGTTLKPNQVSETSLYGIPIVSLVIDGQERLCLAQISNTLLKNYSYNEIHNRRVALGITCVQCTPVQLEILRRAGAMPISSRRCGMITKREAERLCKSFLGEHNPPKLPENFAFDVSHECAWGCRGSFIPARYNSSRAKCIKCSFCNMYFSPNKFIFHSHRTPESKYTQPDAANFNSWRRHLKLTDKNSSEDVIHAWEDVKAMFNGGSRKRTLPGHGSETSSPLKSQGPVSRVQGSSSEVPHKTLRCEDDRATVPIPSGIRSYPVIPVPSKSFGMLQKIPPPLFPHPYGFQAFGLCQKKDDGVVGDRTKTNLPGVFWPGAKDSAYPSFPVFWPTASGLPMAPYHHAPPKPAPEVLCASNRQHEFDASEPSERSPSTPKDALMENERCSSTQSSRNDEDKSGDETRPPTESMPRKPSYVSAFRPVVKDTESIAKLYGNRGPYSGTRPGYLSPDFLSESSSYRSASPDVDDSAEDPDVDVESHKVQEDEECLQLSVDDHHSPPALPAHVHGDGGKGQGEENTRTVAISDPHTTHTSEAEKQNKPPTRYEVYAHERMAPLYHMSAPCFGSTATYHHHHHHQRDSSGKDAHEEEPSSTVEEVTAPKTVHEPSSAPEAAEEMEAMMRSETGRVSLIEKNIENMAKEELQKQLVEQVELRKKLEREFQSLKDNFQDQMKRELSYREEMVQQLQIVREAHDALHHFSCKMLTPRHCSGTCTFKPPLLPP; encoded by the exons ATGGAATCTATACCGAGCCAGCTTTCAGCCGGAAGAGATTCCACTGGTTCACCAAACTCGAAGCAGGAGTTGCAGTCCTACACCGGCACCACGCTAAAACCCAACCAAGTCAGTGAGACCTCTCTGTACGGAATACCCATCGTCTCCCTGGTCATAGATGGCCAAGAACGGCTGTGTCTGGCCCAGATTTCCAACACCCTCTTGAAGAACTACAGCTATAACGAAATCCATAACCGGCGCGTGGCTTTGGGCATCACGTGTGTGCAGTGCACGCCGGTCCAGCTGGAGATCTTGAGGCGCGCGGGCGCGATGCCCATCTCCTCCCGGCGCTGCGGAATGATCACCAAGCGCGAAGCTGAGCGCCTCTGCAAGTCCTTCCTCGGCGAGCACAATCCGCCCAAACTGCCGGAAAATTTCGCTTTTGACGTGTCGCACGAGTGCGCGTGGGGCTGCCGTGGCAGCTTTATCCCGGCCCGGTATAACAGCTCGAGAGCGAAATGCATCAAGTGCTCGTTCTGTAACATGTATTTCTCACCCAACAAATTCATATTTCATTCTCACCGCACGCCCGAGTCCAAATACACGCAGCCCGACGCGGCCAACTTCAACTCATGGAGACGGCACCTCAAGCTGACGGACAAAAACTCTTCAGAAGACGTCATCCACGCTTGGGAGGACGTCAAGGCGATGTTTAACGGGGGCAGCCGGAAGAGGACACTGCCTGGACACGGGTCCGAGACGTCGTCCCCGCTGAAATCCCAAGGCCCCGTGAGTCGAGTCCAGGGCAGTTCATCTGAGGTGCCCCACAAAACCCTTCGCTGCGAAGACGACAGAGCCACTGTGCCCATCCCGAGTGGCATCCGCAGTTACCCTGTGATCCCGGTACCGAGCAAGAGTTTTGGGATGCTGCAGAAAATCCCACCACCTCTTTTCCCTCATCCGTACGGATTCCAGGCGTTCGGACTGTGCCAGAAGAAAGACGACGGCGTGGTAGGGGATCGGACCAAAACTAACTTGCCTGGTGTGTTCTGGCCAGGCGCAAAGGACAGCGCTTACCCTTCGTTCCCTGTGTTCTGGCCCACAGCAAGTGGCCTGCCCATGGCTCCTTACCACCACGCGCCACCCAAACCGGCTCCCGAGGTCCTTTGCGCATCGAACCGCCAGCACGAGTTCGATGCCTCTGAGCCGAGTGAGAGGAGCCCGAGCACACCCAAAGACGCCCTGATGGAGAACGAGCGCTGCTCCAGCACCCAGTCCAGCCGCAACGACGAGGACAAATCCGGTGATGAGACCAGACCCCCCACGGAAAGCATGCCAAGAAAACCGAGCTATGTATCGGCCTTCAGGCCTGTCGTTAAGGACACAGAGAGTATAGCAAAGCTGTACGGCAACAGAGGCCCGTATTCAGGAACCAGGCCCGGTTACCTCTCACCTGACTTCCTGAGCGAAAGTTCGAGTTACAGGTCGGCCTCTCCAGATGTGGACGACAGCGCAGAGGACCCGGATGTAGACGTGGAGTCCCACAAAGTACAGGAAGATGAAGAATGCCTTCAACTTTCAGTGGACGACCATCACAGCCCACCGGCTCTCCCTGCTCATGTGCATGGTGATGGAGGGAAAGGCCAAGGAGAGGAAAACACTCGAACTGTGGCAATAAGTGatccacacactacacacacgagTGAGGCAGAGAAGCAGAACAAACCTCCAACACGCTATGAA GTGTATGCGCATGAAAGGATGGCGCCCCTGTATCACATGAGTGCGCCATGTTTCGGCTCGACAGCcacttatcatcatcatcatcatcatcagcgcgACTCCAGCG GTAAAGATGCGCACGAGGAGGAACCGTCATCCACAGTCGAGGAAGTAACCGCCCCCAAAACAGTGCACGAGCCCAGCAGCGCTCCGGAAGCGGCCGAGG AAATGGAAGCTATGATGCGCAGTGAAACAGGCAGAGTGTCACTGATTGAAAAAAACATCGAAAACATGGCcaaag AAGAGCTACAAAAACAACTAGTAGAACAAGTGGAGTTGAGAAAAAAGCTTGAACGGGAATTCCAAAGTCTGAAAG ACAACTTTCAGGACCAAATGAAAAGGGAGCTGTCATACCGAGAAGAGATGGTCCAGCAACTGCAGATCGTTCGAG AAGCTCACGACGCACTCCATCATTTCTCGTGTAAGATGTTGACCCCTCGTCATTGCTCTGGGACCTGTACTTTCAAGCCTCCTCTACTACCACCGTGA